accGAACTGAtggaataaatagatttataatttaattttcataccccgtcaacACCCCTATTCATATCTATTAAAGCTTTATAGATAAATAtacgaacataataatattgaccTATTTTTAATGTAGGTTTGTTCTGAAAATATGTCTATCTAGTCTATAAAGTAGCAGGAATTGATCAGCTGTGTAGTATACGTAAATAAACTACACTCGTCTAGACGCGTTAACTGTCGCCGTCTCGCGACTGGCATTGACAATGAAACCCCAatgttttcataatatatttttatttatacctcgACCACGCGTACCTAAGTTCATAAATTGAACATTTCTGTCGCCGCCATGACAGTTTTATTACAACAAATCGCACTTTTATAATCCCAATTCATTATGCAATTTGTTTTAGTCTACTCTGTGGAAAGTTTCCGTGGTTATTgcagtgttattttatttctgtttgtttatgtctgatattaaactaaaaataggttttaaatgaaagaatatttaagtataaaatcaACTTCTAATATTTAAGACTTAATtgtgtaatataataactaattaatattgaCTATGACTAAGTATGAATACATACCGTCTTTGAAAAGGTATGCTAAGTACCTATGCATTGGTATAATTATAAGTATCTACCCGACATGATTTTGTATACTAGtcctaaacttaaaaataataatgatccTAAATTCTCTAAACGCTCTATAGGATCATATGATTGTCTAACCAAAACAAACTTATGTACTCATACCGAAGAAATGAAGCGGCGAAAAGCTAAAAGCTTTCAAGCCGCGTCTTATATCTTCATAGAGCAATAAACCACACATATAATCGACTAGAAAGTTATTGCATTATCAACTTTAAGAACTAAGCAATAGGAACTTCAATCTAATTGAACATTTATATGCAGACTTAAAACGGCTCTCAATCCTGCTCCTCCTCAACATGAGACATTTCCTCCTCTACTTGTTGCTCTTCTATCTCAATCTCTTCTTCTTCCTTTTCGCCTTCTTCCGCCCACTGTGCTAACAGCTGTTTACTCTCCTCTCTGAaatgaataaaagaaaagtatagACATCTATAGAAGTAGTGGAAAAAATTGTTGTGATAGAAATCTGCTAACTGCTATCTTTTTATTGCTGTCGTCAGTACGTTACACTTATCAAATGTGTCCTCCCGCCCtaggagaggcgagagggagtatcagccTCTTACTGATTTAAAATCACActccgttccaactcctgctccgATTTGAGGCCGCGGTAACTTATAGCGTTTTATCCGCACTTGACGGTAAGCAAACGGCATCGTCCTTacacgggtgtccatgggcgcacGGACTTCCAACCCCAAAGGAgttgttacaaatgcgttacgggccttttggggtttaagaTTCGGGATTTGGGAATTTTGAGATTGGGGTTTGGGTGGGATTAGGCCCCCTACAATCTCACTCACACGGTGATACACAACGCATGTAATACATGAAAAACTTAATGAAATTACCTTTCCTCGGGCGTAACAATGTCCTTATTAATTCTCTTCAGCCGCGGCATTGTTGCCAACAACTCGACTCTGATTTGAGGATCGTCCTCCTCATCTTTGTTCTCCGGATCCTCGTCACCTGCTCCTCCCATATAAGGGCATCCCTTCAGGACGAGGGTGTCAAGTGCTTTAAGAACCTAatgattagattagatttcagccatgatcgtctcactgcagggcaaaggtgGCAATAAAACATTGGTGTGTATTTTACCAACAGCATAACACATTATGAACTTATATTACCTTCAACTTCCTCACTTGTCTCAGTGTAGTAACGCGGCAATTCCTCAAATTGATGTATTGAAGCTTCGTGTGATCCTCATTAAAACCGTCCAAGTACCTAATTGGATTATTCCGCACATGTAACACTCTCAAATTAACCAGAAGCTCTATACCAGCTAGGGTCTTAATTTTATTCCCTGCTAGATACAAACTGTCCAATTTGGGAAATTCTAAAGGTGGGATTTCCGTTATTAAGTTATTTCGTAAATCTAAGACTCTCATCGTTGGCATTTTAAACTTGAAatctatagtttttattttattgaagccAAGCTCCAATGTGCTCAGTTGCTCTTGGAACACGTCTGCCAGTGAAGTGATTTGGTTGTTGTTAAAAATGATGACTTGCAAGTATTTCATTTGCTTGAGTCCTGCGGAGGCGATCCTGTTCTCGTCAGCGTGTATGAGTATCAAGTTCGGTAGCTGTGTGACGACTTGAAGCGCATCTAAGTCTAGCAAGTTATTGGAAACGTCCAGGAAcattatatgtttgtaactcCTTATAACGTCGATACGTGTTATATTCATTCCTACAAGtttgcattttaaaaatgtgtacctGTTGACAATTATTGTGTAAATCAGATaatgtaatatacatatttaaatgttatttcaaaAGGGGTATTCGAGACATAATTATCTTTGAttgaatattggtgttacattgttctcacattgAACCAACGGAacatgtaaccaagaattgtattgtaagttTCTTCGaaagtttcttgcttgttcttttccataggaatctacactttggaacgagcaaatagctctAGAGGacttttttctcttttattaaaaagaaaaacgttgccccacactaggattttctcctgtgtcgtgggtgcgtttacaaacatacaagttcacatacacatgacacccagacccgaaacaaccatttgtggatcacacaaagagttgctccaacttgttgcgggaatcgaacccgctacccgtagcacggtagccagttgccttGCCACCACACTAACCGTGCAATCAATACTGACCCACAGACAGACTTTTGTAATactataatatttgctttgatgttcaaaagtgccttctcggtctatttgaaataaataattttgacatagactttgactttgtgtAATATGATCTTGGTGTTGCTCACCCGTCACCGGAGGCAGTCTTGCCCAGCATACTCAATCTGGTACAAACCTCCGACTTCTGAAGTCGTCTCGGAGGGAGCTCCTCCTTCACCGTCTCCTCAACTACAGAGGCAGCCTCTACAACTTCCTCCTCCGATTCACTGTCAGTTGCAACCAAATTAAAATGAGATTTCAACATTGTGTTcctatttactttaaaacagcTGACAAGAAAACTATACAGGTTTTGACAGGCAGTATTTTGACGTGttcagtttttaaaattattcgcTTGTATCGGCTGCGGCTTTGGCACAAAACGTCGTGTATGCGACTTTCACCTCTTTTCTGCCTTACGTgaatttttattgtagtttgtattcgatttattacaaaaatatctatatgCATATTAATGTACCTACCTCAATCGTATATGTGTTGGCCTCGTATGTTGTAGGTAGCAGTACCTAAACCAAACAATAAGAAAACTTCTGTTCCCTTAATTCCAGGTATCATTTTCAACAAGCGTCCCAGAGACGAGAACACCTCAGCAGCACATCGAGGTGATCCTCCGCAGGTTGGCTAACTCTTTGAACATGCGAGGAGAGGATCCTCACAACTACGTGCTGAAGGTGTGCGGGCGCGAGGAGTACCTGTTCGGAGACTACCCCCTCATCCAGTTCCTGTACATCCAGGAGATGCTGGCCACGGACGGAGTGCCGCAGGTCATGACCGTCAGCATGGATAAGCTGCCGCTGACGCGTGAGTTGGTGATCTAAGTTGTTTCTTTGCGAGTTTTGGTCGCATGGTAAACTTTTTTTGGAGAAAAGTGTGAtcttttttatcaatattaaagGGCAGCGTTTTATTGAAggttgaatttaatttactttacgtAATCTTCTCTCATACGTATTACAAGGAACTTCTAGCTACTTTTTCTGTCTTATTTCTGTCTAGTTCTTTTTTCTGCTGCCATTTGTGAGTAAAAACGTTGTTTCTCGTGTTTTTCTTCTTCGTTATAATTATGATGACTTAACccatctacgcgagacacaatgtgttttctattgttgtcttatatacggcatacgagaggttaagtagtaattaaaaagagacatattaatgtattttcttgTTTACCTAAAACAGTAAGTCGAGACCTTCCCTACTACCCATACTGCCTGCCCGAGCGTAGACGACTGACGTCAGAGCATTCAAACACGATGCGACGGAAGAAAAATGAATCTTCGTGGAATATTCATAAAAACTACTCTTGCGTGGTGCAGAGCGTTAGCAAGCTTAACGTGGACCCTGGGAATGGTGCAACTGTGAGTATTTAATATGTTactagtatttttaaaagagttgTTAAAGTGCTGTGTAGGGATAAAGTATTCTCAATTCTCAAAGAAAAGCATCCAATCTGTACTCTTTCGTTGCTTGTTTCAGTATCTGACGGGATTATga
This window of the Spodoptera frugiperda isolate SF20-4 chromosome 23, AGI-APGP_CSIRO_Sfru_2.0, whole genome shotgun sequence genome carries:
- the LOC118267203 gene encoding leucine-rich repeat-containing protein 23-like isoform X2, which produces MNITRIDVIRSYKHIMFLDVSNNLLDLDALQVVTQLPNLILIHADENRIASAGLKQMKYLQVIIFNNNQITSLADVFQEQLSTLELGFNKIKTIDFKFKMPTMRVLDLRNNLITEIPPLEFPKLDSLYLAGNKIKTLAGIELLVNLRVLHVRNNPIRYLDGFNEDHTKLQYINLRNCRVTTLRQVRKLKVLKALDTLVLKGCPYMGGAGDEDPENKDEEDDPQIRVELLATMPRLKRINKDIVTPEEREESKQLLAQWAEEGEKEEEEIEIEEQQVEEEMSHVEEEQD
- the LOC118267203 gene encoding leucine-rich repeat-containing protein 23-like isoform X1, encoding MLKSHFNLVATDSESEEEVVEAASVVEETVKEELPPRRLQKSEVCTRLSMLGKTASGDGYTFLKCKLVGMNITRIDVIRSYKHIMFLDVSNNLLDLDALQVVTQLPNLILIHADENRIASAGLKQMKYLQVIIFNNNQITSLADVFQEQLSTLELGFNKIKTIDFKFKMPTMRVLDLRNNLITEIPPLEFPKLDSLYLAGNKIKTLAGIELLVNLRVLHVRNNPIRYLDGFNEDHTKLQYINLRNCRVTTLRQVRKLKVLKALDTLVLKGCPYMGGAGDEDPENKDEEDDPQIRVELLATMPRLKRINKDIVTPEEREESKQLLAQWAEEGEKEEEEIEIEEQQVEEEMSHVEEEQD